From the genome of Spinacia oleracea cultivar Varoflay chromosome 2, BTI_SOV_V1, whole genome shotgun sequence, one region includes:
- the LOC110793905 gene encoding 60S ribosomal protein L35 has protein sequence MARIKPHELRQKPKADLLAQLKDLKAELALLRVAKVTGGAPNKLSKIKVVRLGIAQVLTVMSQKQKSALREAYSKKKFLPLDLRPKKTRAIRRRLTKHQASLKTEREKKRDMYYPMRKYAIKV, from the exons ATGG CGAGAATCAAACCCCATGAGTTGAGGCAGAAGCCCAAGGCAGATCTATTGGCCCAGCTTAAGGATCTCAAAGCTGAGCTCGCTCTCCTTCGCGTTGCCAAGGTTACCGGTGGCGCCCCTAACAAGCTCTCCAAGAT TAAGGTGGTGAGATTAGGGATTGCTCAAGTTTTGACAGTGATGTCACAGAAGCAGAAGTCGGCGTTGAGGGAAGCTTACAGTAAAAAGAAGTTTTTGCCTCTTGATCTTCGTCCCAAGAAGACCCGTGCTATTCGTCGTCGCCTCACTAAGCATCAG GCATCCTTGAAGACTGAAAGGGAGAAGAAGAGGGATATGTACTACCCCATGAGGAAGTATGCCATTAAGGTGTAG